CGTCTCGAACCCGCCGATGTCGGCGGCCTTGCGGGCGGCCTGGATGATGTCGTGGGCGGTGCTCTCGCCGACGTCCGCGGTGTTCGACAGTTCGCCGGGGGACGCGACCGCGATGGATTGGTACGAGTCGTAACCGTTCTCCTGCAGTTTCTCCGCGGTCGCCGGCCCGACGCCGGGGAGGTCTTCGAGGTCTGCTGCCATGGACGTGGCTTGCGCCGGTTCGGGTATAAACCCTCGTTAACAGGGGAGTGAAAGTGAAACCGACGGACGGCGAGGGAATGGACGATCAGGTAGTGGGGACAGTTATCCGGGAAGGAGACTCACTCCCAGGGGTGGCGGCCGCGGTCGGGCCAGAGGGGGTACCAGTACTCCTTGTCCTCCTCGACCGTGAGTTCGCCGTCGAGGACGCTCTGGAGTTTGAACTCAGCACTCGAGTCACGTTCGTGGCCGGGCCGCGGGGCGAAGGGATAGTACGCGCCGCGGCGGAACGAGTAGATCCAGTAGACGGGCTTCCCGCCTTCGACGGTCGCACCGTCGCCGATCCGGCGGCCCTTCGGCCCGTCGCGCTTTTCGAAGGCGAATAGCGCCGCGAGCAGGCGGTCCCCGAACCCCTCCTCGATGAACGTGTCGGCGGCGAAGTGGATGCTCGTCACGAGGTCCTCGAAGTCCGGATCTTCGAGGACGACCCACTGGTAGCCGTGGGAGTCAGTCTCGAAGCGCGCCGTCGTCCCCGTCTCGACCTCGCCGGCCTCGAGGATGCGCTCGACCTCCCGCTCGGTCCGCTCGAAGTCGGTGCTGTCCACGCCCGCGAAGCAGAGCGCCGCCGCGCCGGCGGGGTCGTAGCCCAGGTCCGCCTCCATCGTCATGTAGGCGGTGCTCATGCCGAAGAGGTCCTCGGGGCTGGCCGGACGGGTCGCGTCCGCCTCGGCGCTCATGCCGAGGGCCTGTCGGAGGGAGTCGAGGATGCCCATGCCCCGGGTACGGAGGCCGACGGCTTATACTGACGGCCGTGCGCGGTCGACGCGGTTCGACGTTCTGAGGGACCGGGCCGGTTCGCGGCGGCGCTAATCGTCAGTTCACGCGCTTGCGTGATCTACGACCCACCGAGTGACAACCGCCGGAAAGTACTTACCCTCCTACAATTGAGATAGATCATGGTGAACGTAGCACACATTCGTCGCCGACTGGTCTCCCGTCCGGTCCTCCTCCTGTTCGGCGTGTTCGTCGTCACCTCCCTCCTCCCGGGTACGCTGGCGCTGCCGGCGTATCTCGTGGGTATGTTCCTGTACGACAGCGCGTTCGGGCTGGAAAACGTCGTGTACGCGCTCGTGGAGACGCTCGGCGTCCCGGAAGGGGGACAGTTCGCGTCCCTCCTCTGGGAGGCCGGCCTGATCGTCACCTACTACCTCGCCGCCGTCGCGCTGGTGTGGCTCTTCGACCGGTACCGACCTCGGTTCCGTCGGGGTAACGCGGTCGAGGCCTAGTCCGTCTCACGCTCTCGGTCCACGAAACGGAGTGCGGCCGTGGGTACCGGGTCGTGATCGGAGGTCACGGTCTGAGAGCCTCGAAAACCTCTCCGGGATGGCCTCCACGAAATCGGAGGTAGCGTCCCCACGTTCCCCACAGGTAGGCGGTTTGGGAACCCGACCGGAGAGAACGCTGCACGTCTTCTCCTACTGTCCATGGCCGCGAGCGCGTCCCGAGCGGTAGCGAGGGCGCGCGACCCGGGGGAAGGAAGGCGTACAGGGTGCGGTACGGTGCAGTGCGGTGCGGTGCTGTCTCCTGGCGTCTCCGTGAGCGAGCCGTCAGGCGAGTGAACGGGGGCGCAGGAGCCGCACCCTGTACGCCCGCCTTCTGGAGGGCTTGCGAGGTTCTCGAATCGTCCACGTCGCGTTTCTCGCCCCTGAAAACTGAAACCCCGAAAGATTCACCCCCGTCCCGACGGAACCGGAGACGTTCGACGCCCTTACGCCTCGAGTTCGCGCTCCATCGCGCGGAGGCGCTCGACGCGCTTCTCGGTGCTCGGGTGCGTGCTGAACAGCCGCCCGACGATCCCGCTCTTGATGGGGATGATGAAGAAGGCGTTCATCTCCGCCTCCTCGCGCAGGTCGTTCTTCGGCACGCGGTCCATCTCGCCGGAGATCTTGAGCAGGGCGCTGGCGAGCGCGCTCGGCCTGCCCGTGATGATCGCCCCGCCGCGGTCGGCGGCGAACTCGCGGTAGCGCGAGAGCGTCCGGATCAGGAGGAACGAGACGATCCAGACGACCAGCGAGGCGACGATGGCGACGACCACGCCGCCGTTGTTTCGGTCGCGCCCGCCGGTGAACAGCCAGCCCCACCGCACGACGAGGAACGCGAGCGTCGAGAGGAACGACGCGATCGTCATCACCATCACGTCGCGGTTCTTCACGTGCGCGAGTTCGTGCGCGAGCACGCCCTCCAACTCGTCGCGGTCGAGCGTCCGCATGATCCCGGTCGTGACGCAGACCGCGGAGTTCTTCTGCGAGCGCCCGGTCGCGAAGGCGTTCGGCACGCGCGTGTCGGCGACCGCGACCTTCGGCTTCGGGAGGTCCGCCTGCTGGCTCAGCCGCCCGACCATCGCGTGAAGCTCGGGGTACTCGTCCTCGTCGACGACCTTCGCGCCCATGCTGTAGAGCGCGAGCCTGTCGCTGAAGAAGAACTGTCCGAGCGAGAACAGTCCCATGACGATGACGACGCTCAGGATATTGAGGAACTGGGACAGCACCCCGATGAACACGATGTAGAGGGCGAAGAGCAGGAACATCGTGAGCGCCATCCGCCCACGCAGTCCCCAGTCTGGTTTCCACTGCATACCCCTACTATGCCGTCTGTGGATTAAATATCTCCTCCTCGTGGGAGACCGGCGGTGTTCGGATACGCGACTGCCGGACGAGCGTCCACGAGGGGTGGGATTGAACGGGGCCGACCGCTCGGCGAGCGAGAACCCGCAAGCACGCCGGAGGCGCGCGCAGCGCGGTTCGCAGTCGGCGAGCGGGAGGGGGCGTTCGAGGCGGTCACGTCGGGAACCCCGACTCGGTCCCTCCTATCTGAACGATGTCCATGAACCTCGCCGTCGTACGGGCGAGGGACGAACGGGACGGCGACCGAGTTCGACCGACCGTTTCACTTTCACTCTCGTGTTTCCGGGACCGGATCGGGCCGCGTTCGGACGCGAATGGGGCGTTCAGCGCGCGTATCGCCCCCGACATCCGACGCCCCGTTCGTCCCCGGAATTCCGCCGCCCTCGGTCACTTTCGCCGCGTCGTTCAGTTTCACCCCGCCCGTGAATCCCGATTAATATCCCGAACGGCTTTTGTGAACTCAACATGCCCGCACTCGTAGCGCGTGCAGACGGGAGCAGCGAGGCCGACGCGATGGGTCGCGTGGTCATCGACCGCGCCGACCCGCTGGTCCGCTGGCGGTTCGTCTGCCCGAACGGCCACGTCGACTGGGACCCGACGAACAACCACATCTGGTGCGCCGCCTGCGCGCAACTGCACGGCGTCCAGCCGGAGTACTGGGAGCTGTTCGACAAGAAGACCGGCGAGACGGTCCCCTGGGCGGCCGTCGAACTCCGGTAACCGCGAGCCCGGGAACACGATCACCACTGCCATGCCGACGACCTCAGAGCCGCGGCCCTCGACCGCGCGCGACGCCGAGCCGAACCGCCCGCCGACCGACGCCGAGAGGAGCGACGAAGCCGTCGCGAGCGACGGAAGCGACGGAAGCGACGGAAGCGACGGAAGCGAGGGGAACGGACGGGAATCGTACCCCTCCCCCTGGACGCCGGTCCACCGGCTGCTCGCGGCGACGACGCTCCGGGCGCTGACGGTGCTGTTCGAGAGCGCCGTCCCGCTCGTGACGCTCGCCCTGCTCGTCGGCGTCGAGGCGCTGGTTACGGGGGGACCGCGCCTCTCCGTCTCGACGCCCGGCGGCGGGCTGTCGCTCCCGCTGACGGAGGCGCTCGTCGCCCTGGCGCTCCTCGAACTCGCCCGGCGGCTCTACGCGCTGAACGCACCTTGAGGAGCGACACGCGCGATCGATCCGCCGCGGGAAACACGCCGAACTTAAACGCGCGAGGGCGGTACTACCGCCAATGAGTTCATCGGGCGAGTTCTGCCCGCGCTGCGGGAAGCCGGTCGAGTCGCGGGAGGGACCGCGGGTCGGCGACCCCCACGGCCGACGGGCGCACCTGTGCGACGCGTGTTACTTTGAGGACTTCGACCTCGTGGACGCCCCCGAGGAGCTGACGGTGCGCATCTGTCCGCGCTGCGGTGCCGTCTACCGGGGCAACCGCTGGATCGACGTCGGCGCGGAGGACTACACCGACGTCGCGGTCGAGGAGGTGACCGAGGCGCTCTCGGTCCACGTCGACGCCGACGAGTTCACCTGGCTGGTCGACCCCGAACAGGTGGACCAGAACACGATCCTCATGCACTGTCACTTCTCCGGCGTCGTCCGCGAGACACCCGTGGAGGCCGACCGCGACGTGCGCGTCCGCTTCAGCCGCGAGACGTGTACCCGGTGCTCTCGCATCGCCGGCGACTACTACGCCTCGATCGTCCAGGTGCGCGCCGAGGGGCGCACGCCCACCGACGCGGAGCGCGAGGGCGCAGTCGAGATCGCGGAGGAGTACGTCGAGAACCGGGACGCGAAGGGCGACCGCAACGCCTTCGTCTCCGAGGTGAAGGAGACTCGCGACGGCGTCGACGTCAAGCTCTCGACCACGCAGATGGGCCGCGCCGTCGCCCAGCGCGTCCGGCGGCGGTTCGGCGGGACGATCACCGACTCGCGGACGCTCGTCACCGAGGACAGCGACGGTAACGAGGTCTACCGCGTCACCTACGCGGTGCGCCTCCCGCCGTACCCCGCCGGGACGGTCATCGAACCCGAGGACGACGACCCGGTGCTCGTCCGCAGCGCCCACGGCAACCTGAAGGGCGACTACCTCACGACCGGCGCGCACTACGAGGCCGACAGCGAGGACGGGGTCGCCCCCGAGGCCCGCCGCCTGGGGAGCGTCGACGACGCGCGGGAGACGACCCTCGTCGCCGTCGAGGACGAGCGCGCGGTGCAGGTGCTCGACCCCGACACCTTCGAGACGAAGACCATCGCCCGGCCGAGCTACCTCGATCCCGGCGCGGAGACGGTCCACGTCCTCAAGAGCCGGGCGGGACTGCACGTGCTGCCCGAGGACGCCGTCGAGGGGTAACACTCTCGGTGCGTCGCGCCGCGCCGCAATCCGAGCGCACCACCGCCGAAACCCGTATCCCCGCTGACACTCTGTGGGGACCTATGACCGCAAGGCAGTGGCTGGTGCTCCTGTTCGTCCTCCTCCTCGTCACCTCGACGGCGGCCTACGGCATCGCGTCGGTGTTCCTCTAGCGCCGCGCGTCGGAGAGCGGGTGGTATTCCGACGATCAGGGGCACGCCCACCGGACACCCGTCGGCACTCCTTCCAGCGTCCAGAATCGAACTGCGGTCGATTATCTAAATCTAGATTTTACTACTCACGATTTTACTATCGCCGGTCAGACGATCTCGTCCGTCGGACGCGAGGTTACGTGAAGGACCCATATCGCTCACGACGGGCGAAGGAGAGGTCCGAAGGTGCGCTCTACCGAAGTAACACGTGGAGGAGCGCGGGAGAGATCGAACGGAGCGCGATCGACCGTACTCGCTCACCGCCACACGTCGGAGAGCGGGTGGTCGTCGAGCGAGCGTGGGCGCGGCCGACGCCTGCTCGACGATCCGTCGCCCCCGCCGCCGCCGAGCGCCGCGCCGGGGTCGAACGCCGGGAGGTCCGGCTCGGTCATCCGGTCGACCTGCGCGGCGAACCAGTCGGGCATATCGCCCCTCGCGCGCTCGAAGAGGTCGAGCAGGCTGGAGTCGGCGAGGTAGGTCGCGCCGTGGTCGTCCGGAGCGCGCACGACCCGCCCGCAGGCCTGGATCACCGTCCGGAGCGCGGCGCGGTAGTACCACGCCCACTGCCCGTCCTCGAGTCGCCGGGCGACCCGGGAGTCGCGCGTGTTCGGATAGGGGGCCTTGCAGAGCACCTGCCAGCGACAGAGGTCGCCCTTCAGGTCGAGCGCCTCCTCCATCTTGACGGCGACGAACACGTCCGCCCCGTCGCTCCGCTTCCACGAGTCGAGCGCGGCGTCGCGGTTCGCCCGGTCGTGCGTCCGGACCCGGTCCGCGACGCCGAACTCGGAGAGGCGGGCGACGAGTCGCTCCGCGATGGCGTAGGAGTGGGCGTGGATCAGCCCCTTCTCGTCGGGGTGTCGTCGCATGAGCCGGACGATCAGGCGGGCGATCCGCGGGAGCGTCTCGTCGCGGTGGTCGTAGGTCATCTTCCCCTGGGCCACGTCGTACAGCGGACGGTTCTCGACGGGGAAGGTGTGAGCCACGTCCACGAGCGCGACGCGGGCGGGATCGAGGCCGGAACTCCGGCAGAACGCCTCCTTGTCGAGGATCGTGGCCGAGAGGAGCGCGAACTTCTGTCCGCGGTCCCAGATAGTGTAGCGGAGGTACCGCTCGGGGTCCATCGGTTTGATCACCACCCGCGACCCCTCGCCGTCGGGCTGATCGACCACCCACGTCGTCGCGCTCTCGGGGTCCCGGGCGTCCTCGACGAACCACCCCAGCTCGCGGACGAGTTCCGCGAGGCGGTCGCGCTCCCCGGCCTCCTCCGGGGTGAGTTCCTCCTTCCCGCGCAGCTCCGTCTGGCGGCGCGAGCACACCGTCTTCAGCCCCTCCGCGTACCGGATCGCGTCCTCGGTATCGCTCACGGCGGGCGCGGGCTTCGCCTCCCACATCGGCACCGTGTCCGGGCCGAGTTCGATCGTCGCGTACATCTCCGCCCACTCCGCGAGGCCGTGGGCCTCGTCGATCACCACGACGTTCCGCTGGCCGAACACCTCCGACCCGGCCATCTGCATGAAGTACGCGAGCGTCATCGCCGCGATCGGCCGGTTGGCCGCGACGTCGCGGTCCGCGAAGTACGGACAGCGGTGTCGAACCGGGCAGTCGAACCCCCGCTCGCGGGCGCAGGGCGCGCGGTCGACGGGCGTCGTCGTCTCGCCCGGCAGGATGCAGGAGTAGTTTCCCTTTCCCCGGATCACCGCGAGGTCGGAGAGCAGGTCGTCGCCCGCCACGTCGTCGAGCTGTGACACCTGCGGCGTCGTGTAGTACGCGCCGATCGGCTCCTCGGGGCGGGCCTCGCCGGGGCGGCGGGCGCAGCCGGCGATGGCGCGCGCGAGCAGCGACTTGCCGCTCCCGGTCGGCGCGCGCACCAGCACCACGTCGTTGCCGGCCTCGAACGCGGCGCGGATGTCCCGCAACGCGCCCTCCTGCGCCCCGCGGTAGGAGGGCGCGGGGAACTCCTCGTCGATTCGCGCGGGGTTCACACTCGGGACAACGACGCCGTCGGGGTAAACTCACCGGTCGTCTGGACTCTCCGACGATCGGGACTCACCGCCGACCGGACCCACCGATCACCGGGACTCACCGATCGTTGAAACTCACCGATCGTCGAGCGCGGCGACGTCGTCCGCCGTCGGGTCGTCCGGGAGGCGCTCGATGCAGTCGAAACAGAGGAAGTACTCGGTGCCGTCCGCGAACTCGAGCGTCATCCCGCCGCTGGGCCCGCCCTCGAACGACCAGAGGTCCCCGATCCCGCCCGCGATCCGGACGCGCTCGCCGCACCCGTCGCACCGCTTTCTCGCCATGTTCGGGGTTGGGGAACGAGCGGGATAGCCCTTCCGCGCGGCGGGTACCGTCCCCGGGGCGGTGACCCACGGTAATATGCGCCCGGCGCTCCTCTCTCCACCATGCGCGTTCTCGTCACCGGCGCGACGGGGTTTATCGGCGGACGACTGGCCCCCGCCCTGCTCTCGGCAGGGAACTACGACGTTCGGGCGCTCGTTCGCGACGCGGAGCGGTACGACGCGCCGCCGGGCGTGACGGCGTTCGAGGGCGACCTGCTCGACCCGGGGAGCTTCGAGGCCGCGTTCGAGGGCGTCGACGCCGCCTACTACCTCGTCCACTCGATGCGATCGGGCGGCGAGTTCGAGGCGCGCGACCGACGGGCGGCGCGCAACTTCGTCCGCGCGGCGGACGTCGCGGGCGTCGGGCGGGTGATCTACCTCGGCGGCCTCGGCGAGGAGCGCGACCGCCTCTCCAAGCACCTCCGCTCGCGCCGCGAGGTGGAACACGTCCTCGGCGAGGGCGACTTCGACCTCACGACGCTCCGCGCGGCGATCGTCGTCGGCGACGGGAGCACGAGCTTCGAACTGATCCGACAGCTCGTCGATCGCCTCCCCGTCATGGTGACGCCCGAGTGGGTGCGCACGCGCTGTCAACCCATCGCCGTGGACGACGTGATCGCCTACCTCGTGGGCGTCCTCGACGCGCCCGAGACGGCCGGCGGGACGTTCGAGATCGGCGGCCCCGAGGTGCTCACCTACCAGGAGATCATCGAGCGGACCGCCCGCATCGAGAAGGGCCGCGCGCCGGTGATCGTGCCGGTGCCGGTGCTCTCGCCGGAACTCTCGGCGTACTGGCTCCGCCTCGTCAGCGACCTCCCGCGGAGCGTCGCCCGGCCGCTCATCGAGGGGCTTCGCAACCCCGTCGTCGCGAACGACTCGCGGATCGAGTCGCTCGTTCCCGTCGAGCTGACGCCGTTCGACGCGGCCGTCCGGCGGGCGCTCGGGACCGACGAGGCGGGGGCGGACGAACCAGGAGTCGAGGGGGAGACGACCGACGATCGATCGCACGGAGAGACGTAGATGGCGCGCGTCGAGTACGGCGAGACGTGGGTCTACGAGAGCATCGTCAGCGCGCTCCCGGGCATCGACGTCTCGCGGCGCGCCGCCATCGCCATCCAGCTCTGCGTCTTCGAGGGGGCGGTCCTCCTCGCCGCGTGGTACTACGACCTCTGGGCGGCGGCGCTCGCGGGGACGGCCGCCGTGTTCGTCGCGGCGCTCGGAAGCGCCGAGATGCTCCGCATCTCAGCCATGATACGCTCCGAACCGCTCCCGGAGGCCTACCGCCGGCTCCTGTTCGGATCGAGCATCGAAGTCGTCCTCGGCGTGCTGGCCTACGTCGCGCTGATCACGCAGCTGTTCGTCTTCGCTCCGCAGCGCGGCGGCGGGTCGCTGGTCGACGAACTGCTGGGTCCCGAACCGCCGGTGCTCGTCGCCTACGTCACGCTCCTCGTCCTCTGGGACGTCTGCTATCGCATCGGGACGGCGTGGTGGGCGAGCGTCGTCTCGCTGTGGCGCTCCGTGCGCTACCGCTTCGACTCGCGAACGGCAGGCGTCCTCAGACGGTCGGACCTCGAGATACTCGCGTTCGCCGCCGCGCAGCTCGTGCTCTACCCGTTCGTGTCCGGCCAGCCGGTGATCCAGGCGGTCATCCTCGGCCACGTCGCGGCCGTCTGGCTGGTGACCGGGCTGTCCGCGCTGCTGGTCACGGTCCGTTCGTACGACGAGCGAGAAATCGTCACGAAGTGAGGTGGGGTCGCCGCGACCCGACGGCGATCACTGCGACTTGATCCGCTTGAACTGATCGAGGAGCGCCTCGGCGGAATCGCCCGAGTCGAACGTCAGCTTCCCGTGGTACTGGGTCCGCTCGTCGTCGAAGTCCGTGTCGACGGCCGTGGCCTTCGCCTCTCGGCGCTCGTGCTCGTCCTCGTCATAGGCTCCCATTGACATGGTATACTGTACCTTACGAACTCCCGATTATCAATGTAACGGTGATCCGTCCGTATTGCCGTTAACTGTTAAGCCGAATTGTCCGGATCGCAAACCTGCTGCGGGACCGCCGACGCGGTTCGAGTCGCCGGGGAGATTGGGCCGTCCGGTCGTTCGGTCGTCCGGTCGCCGGTCGCAACGCATAACCGGGCGCGCGCGAAGTGT
The Halomarina pelagica DNA segment above includes these coding regions:
- a CDS encoding helicase C-terminal domain-containing protein, with the translated sequence MNPARIDEEFPAPSYRGAQEGALRDIRAAFEAGNDVVLVRAPTGSGKSLLARAIAGCARRPGEARPEEPIGAYYTTPQVSQLDDVAGDDLLSDLAVIRGKGNYSCILPGETTTPVDRAPCARERGFDCPVRHRCPYFADRDVAANRPIAAMTLAYFMQMAGSEVFGQRNVVVIDEAHGLAEWAEMYATIELGPDTVPMWEAKPAPAVSDTEDAIRYAEGLKTVCSRRQTELRGKEELTPEEAGERDRLAELVRELGWFVEDARDPESATTWVVDQPDGEGSRVVIKPMDPERYLRYTIWDRGQKFALLSATILDKEAFCRSSGLDPARVALVDVAHTFPVENRPLYDVAQGKMTYDHRDETLPRIARLIVRLMRRHPDEKGLIHAHSYAIAERLVARLSEFGVADRVRTHDRANRDAALDSWKRSDGADVFVAVKMEEALDLKGDLCRWQVLCKAPYPNTRDSRVARRLEDGQWAWYYRAALRTVIQACGRVVRAPDDHGATYLADSSLLDLFERARGDMPDWFAAQVDRMTEPDLPAFDPGAALGGGGGDGSSSRRRPRPRSLDDHPLSDVWR
- the pspAB gene encoding PspA-associated protein PspAB; translated protein: MGILDSLRQALGMSAEADATRPASPEDLFGMSTAYMTMEADLGYDPAGAAALCFAGVDSTDFERTEREVERILEAGEVETGTTARFETDSHGYQWVVLEDPDFEDLVTSIHFAADTFIEEGFGDRLLAALFAFEKRDGPKGRRIGDGATVEGGKPVYWIYSFRRGAYYPFAPRPGHERDSSAEFKLQSVLDGELTVEEDKEYWYPLWPDRGRHPWE
- a CDS encoding NAD(P)H-binding protein; protein product: MRVLVTGATGFIGGRLAPALLSAGNYDVRALVRDAERYDAPPGVTAFEGDLLDPGSFEAAFEGVDAAYYLVHSMRSGGEFEARDRRAARNFVRAADVAGVGRVIYLGGLGEERDRLSKHLRSRREVEHVLGEGDFDLTTLRAAIVVGDGSTSFELIRQLVDRLPVMVTPEWVRTRCQPIAVDDVIAYLVGVLDAPETAGGTFEIGGPEVLTYQEIIERTARIEKGRAPVIVPVPVLSPELSAYWLRLVSDLPRSVARPLIEGLRNPVVANDSRIESLVPVELTPFDAAVRRALGTDEAGADEPGVEGETTDDRSHGET
- a CDS encoding DUF7561 family protein — protein: MARKRCDGCGERVRIAGGIGDLWSFEGGPSGGMTLEFADGTEYFLCFDCIERLPDDPTADDVAALDDR
- the htpX gene encoding zinc metalloprotease HtpX, giving the protein MQWKPDWGLRGRMALTMFLLFALYIVFIGVLSQFLNILSVVIVMGLFSLGQFFFSDRLALYSMGAKVVDEDEYPELHAMVGRLSQQADLPKPKVAVADTRVPNAFATGRSQKNSAVCVTTGIMRTLDRDELEGVLAHELAHVKNRDVMVMTIASFLSTLAFLVVRWGWLFTGGRDRNNGGVVVAIVASLVVWIVSFLLIRTLSRYREFAADRGGAIITGRPSALASALLKISGEMDRVPKNDLREEAEMNAFFIIPIKSGIVGRLFSTHPSTEKRVERLRAMERELEA
- a CDS encoding 60S ribosomal export protein NMD3 → MSSSGEFCPRCGKPVESREGPRVGDPHGRRAHLCDACYFEDFDLVDAPEELTVRICPRCGAVYRGNRWIDVGAEDYTDVAVEEVTEALSVHVDADEFTWLVDPEQVDQNTILMHCHFSGVVRETPVEADRDVRVRFSRETCTRCSRIAGDYYASIVQVRAEGRTPTDAEREGAVEIAEEYVENRDAKGDRNAFVSEVKETRDGVDVKLSTTQMGRAVAQRVRRRFGGTITDSRTLVTEDSDGNEVYRVTYAVRLPPYPAGTVIEPEDDDPVLVRSAHGNLKGDYLTTGAHYEADSEDGVAPEARRLGSVDDARETTLVAVEDERAVQVLDPDTFETKTIARPSYLDPGAETVHVLKSRAGLHVLPEDAVEG
- a CDS encoding DUF7530 family protein: MARVEYGETWVYESIVSALPGIDVSRRAAIAIQLCVFEGAVLLAAWYYDLWAAALAGTAAVFVAALGSAEMLRISAMIRSEPLPEAYRRLLFGSSIEVVLGVLAYVALITQLFVFAPQRGGGSLVDELLGPEPPVLVAYVTLLVLWDVCYRIGTAWWASVVSLWRSVRYRFDSRTAGVLRRSDLEILAFAAAQLVLYPFVSGQPVIQAVILGHVAAVWLVTGLSALLVTVRSYDEREIVTK
- a CDS encoding DUF5786 family protein — protein: MSMGAYDEDEHERREAKATAVDTDFDDERTQYHGKLTFDSGDSAEALLDQFKRIKSQ